Proteins encoded by one window of Haematobia irritans isolate KBUSLIRL chromosome 2, ASM5000362v1, whole genome shotgun sequence:
- the Datp gene encoding purine phosphoribosyltransferase family protein Apf isoform X2: protein MARRAAGFVIFRRICDEIEFLLLKASYGDFHWSSPKGHVDPGEDDYTTAVRETKEEAGYSEDDLIIYKENPIILNYEVRGKPKVVVYWLAELKDVSKEPTLSDEHTDMKWLNREAAKDIVGFKDNQEMIDKFYNIILKLNIKK from the exons ATGGCTAGAAGAGCCGCTGGTTTTGTGATTTTTCGTCGCATATGTGatgaaattgaatttcttttacTTAAG GCATCTTATGGCGATTTCCATTGGTCATCGCCAAAGGGCCACGTTGACCCAGGGGAAGATGACTACACTACAGCAGTAAGAGAAACAAAAGAAGAGGCTGG ATATTCTGAGGACgacttaattatatacaaagAAAATCCAATCATTTTGAATTACGAAGTTAGAGGCAAACCAAAGGTTGTTGTATACTGGCTGGCCGAGTTGAAGGATGTCTCCAAAGAACCTACCCTTTCAGACGAGCATACCGACATGAAGTGGTTAAACCGGGAGGCAGCAAAAGATATTGTTGGATTTAAAGATAACCAGGAAATGATTGACAAGTTctacaatattattttaaaattgaatataaaaaaatag
- the FucTB gene encoding alpha-(1,3)-fucosyltransferase 10 isoform X1, producing the protein MLNISKWRKLLILLILVAFLLATFQILQGDNNGKRPATKTASDQIPFIIWWTPLVDGSYDSNRICETNFCRFTTKRTRIEDSKAILFYGSNIKNDDFPLPRQAHQIWGLIHEESPRNVPFMPYGEWLQHFNITSTFSRYSTMPLTTYYLTDAVNLTSPTYVIPIGEKSRHKEQALILFMQSDCDTMSGRDDYVKELMNYIKVDSYGTCLKNRNLPHSLQKIQYDYLNNLYAPELLKFMARYKFIISYENGVCYDYITEKFWRPLIAGSIPIYFGSPSIKDWSPNEKSFIDIRDFKSPESLAIYLKYLDSNDSAYNSYLNHKYNMLEPISNKRLLNAINSRKTAIYNGDIFQSFECAVCNYIHENKQSDHHMASEKHYQCPHEPVYPSMYAKVSNFDDWYSIMSVGKCKARILDKLIRQNKNFTNEEFINKLNKNLSQACNLPYLGHLIKWFKEFNFSLENVSHKMCT; encoded by the exons ATGCTGAATATTAGTAAATGGAGGAAActgttaattttgttaatactTGTAGCATTccttttggcaacatttcaaATACTTCAAGGCGATAACAACGGAAAGCGACCTGCAACAAAAACAGCATCAGATCAAATACCTTTTATAATATGGTGGACACCGTTAGTTGATGGTAGTTATGATTCCAATCGAATATGTGAGACAAATTTTTGCAGGTTCACTACAAAGCGAACTCGAATTGAAGATTCTAAG gcaattttattctatggttCGAACATTAAAAATGATGACTTTCCTTTGCCGCGACAGGCACACCAAATATGGGGGCTCATACACGAAGAATCGCCAAGAAATGTTCCATTTATGCCATACGGTGAATGGCTGCAACATTTTAATATTACTTCAACATTCAGTCGGTACAGTACAATGCCACTGACTACGTATTACTTAACTGATGCTGTGAATTTAACCAGTCCCACCTATGTTATTCCTATCGGCGAAAAGTCCAGGCATAAAGAGCAAGCTTTAATTCTTTTCATGCAATCGGATTGTGACACAATGTCTGGCAGGGATGATTATGTGAAGGAATTAATGAATTATATCAAAGTGGATTCTTACGGCACATGTTTGAAGAATCGTAATTTACCACACAG TTTACAGAAAATCCAATATGATTATCTAAATAATCTTTATGCGCCAGAACTGTTAAAATTTATGGCTCGATATAAGTTTATAATCTCATATGAAAATGGGGTTTGTTACGACTATATAACAGAGAAGTTCTGGAGGCCTCTAATAGCTGGGTCCATCCCGATTTATTTTGGTTCACCATCGATAAAA gattggtctccGAATGAAAAATCATTTATTGATATCAGGGATTTTAAGAGCCCCGAATCATTAGCAATTTATCTCAAGTATTTGGATTCCAATGATAGCGCATATAATTCCTATCTAAATCACAAATACAACATGCTTGAACCTATTTCTAACAAAAGACTTTTGAATGCAATCAATTCTCGTAAAACAGCCATATACAACGGTGATATATtccaaagttttgaatgtgccgTTTGCAATTACATTCACGAGAACAAACAAAGTGATCATCATATGGCTTCGGAAAAACATTATCAATGTCCTCATGAGCCAGTTTACCCTTCAATGTATGCAAAGGTATCCAATTTTGACGACTGGTATTCAATAATGTCAGTAGGAAAATGTAAGGCTCGAATACTCGACAAATTAATtcgacaaaacaaaaatttcaccaatGAAGAGTTTATCAATaagttaaataaaaatctttcaCAAG
- the Datp gene encoding purine phosphoribosyltransferase family protein Apf isoform X1 → MKLNFFYLRYHHLIMIHTKYYNSNYLKASYGDFHWSSPKGHVDPGEDDYTTAVRETKEEAGYSEDDLIIYKENPIILNYEVRGKPKVVVYWLAELKDVSKEPTLSDEHTDMKWLNREAAKDIVGFKDNQEMIDKFYNIILKLNIKK, encoded by the exons atgaaattgaatttcttttacTTAAGGTATCACCATTTAATAATGATACACACCAAATACTATAATTCCAATTATTTGAAGGCATCTTATGGCGATTTCCATTGGTCATCGCCAAAGGGCCACGTTGACCCAGGGGAAGATGACTACACTACAGCAGTAAGAGAAACAAAAGAAGAGGCTGG ATATTCTGAGGACgacttaattatatacaaagAAAATCCAATCATTTTGAATTACGAAGTTAGAGGCAAACCAAAGGTTGTTGTATACTGGCTGGCCGAGTTGAAGGATGTCTCCAAAGAACCTACCCTTTCAGACGAGCATACCGACATGAAGTGGTTAAACCGGGAGGCAGCAAAAGATATTGTTGGATTTAAAGATAACCAGGAAATGATTGACAAGTTctacaatattattttaaaattgaatataaaaaaatag
- the FucTB gene encoding alpha-(1,3)-fucosyltransferase 10 isoform X2, giving the protein MKLIVAFLLATFQILQGDNNGKRPATKTASDQIPFIIWWTPLVDGSYDSNRICETNFCRFTTKRTRIEDSKAILFYGSNIKNDDFPLPRQAHQIWGLIHEESPRNVPFMPYGEWLQHFNITSTFSRYSTMPLTTYYLTDAVNLTSPTYVIPIGEKSRHKEQALILFMQSDCDTMSGRDDYVKELMNYIKVDSYGTCLKNRNLPHSLQKIQYDYLNNLYAPELLKFMARYKFIISYENGVCYDYITEKFWRPLIAGSIPIYFGSPSIKDWSPNEKSFIDIRDFKSPESLAIYLKYLDSNDSAYNSYLNHKYNMLEPISNKRLLNAINSRKTAIYNGDIFQSFECAVCNYIHENKQSDHHMASEKHYQCPHEPVYPSMYAKVSNFDDWYSIMSVGKCKARILDKLIRQNKNFTNEEFINKLNKNLSQACNLPYLGHLIKWFKEFNFSLENVSHKMCT; this is encoded by the exons atgaagCTTATTGTTG CATTccttttggcaacatttcaaATACTTCAAGGCGATAACAACGGAAAGCGACCTGCAACAAAAACAGCATCAGATCAAATACCTTTTATAATATGGTGGACACCGTTAGTTGATGGTAGTTATGATTCCAATCGAATATGTGAGACAAATTTTTGCAGGTTCACTACAAAGCGAACTCGAATTGAAGATTCTAAG gcaattttattctatggttCGAACATTAAAAATGATGACTTTCCTTTGCCGCGACAGGCACACCAAATATGGGGGCTCATACACGAAGAATCGCCAAGAAATGTTCCATTTATGCCATACGGTGAATGGCTGCAACATTTTAATATTACTTCAACATTCAGTCGGTACAGTACAATGCCACTGACTACGTATTACTTAACTGATGCTGTGAATTTAACCAGTCCCACCTATGTTATTCCTATCGGCGAAAAGTCCAGGCATAAAGAGCAAGCTTTAATTCTTTTCATGCAATCGGATTGTGACACAATGTCTGGCAGGGATGATTATGTGAAGGAATTAATGAATTATATCAAAGTGGATTCTTACGGCACATGTTTGAAGAATCGTAATTTACCACACAG TTTACAGAAAATCCAATATGATTATCTAAATAATCTTTATGCGCCAGAACTGTTAAAATTTATGGCTCGATATAAGTTTATAATCTCATATGAAAATGGGGTTTGTTACGACTATATAACAGAGAAGTTCTGGAGGCCTCTAATAGCTGGGTCCATCCCGATTTATTTTGGTTCACCATCGATAAAA gattggtctccGAATGAAAAATCATTTATTGATATCAGGGATTTTAAGAGCCCCGAATCATTAGCAATTTATCTCAAGTATTTGGATTCCAATGATAGCGCATATAATTCCTATCTAAATCACAAATACAACATGCTTGAACCTATTTCTAACAAAAGACTTTTGAATGCAATCAATTCTCGTAAAACAGCCATATACAACGGTGATATATtccaaagttttgaatgtgccgTTTGCAATTACATTCACGAGAACAAACAAAGTGATCATCATATGGCTTCGGAAAAACATTATCAATGTCCTCATGAGCCAGTTTACCCTTCAATGTATGCAAAGGTATCCAATTTTGACGACTGGTATTCAATAATGTCAGTAGGAAAATGTAAGGCTCGAATACTCGACAAATTAATtcgacaaaacaaaaatttcaccaatGAAGAGTTTATCAATaagttaaataaaaatctttcaCAAG